In Chlamydiota bacterium, a single genomic region encodes these proteins:
- the sdhD gene encoding succinate dehydrogenase, hydrophobic membrane anchor protein: MSRTGSTGWLLQRASGLLLFALVIAHFVLTHFMGPEKRLYADVARRFADPLWKAFDLGLLTLALAHGWYGIWGIAQDYLKSGAARVLALVCCLTAALALFSLGAVTILTFRAV; this comes from the coding sequence ATGAGCAGAACCGGATCGACCGGGTGGCTTCTGCAGCGGGCGAGCGGACTGCTCCTGTTCGCGCTCGTCATCGCGCACTTCGTGTTGACGCATTTCATGGGGCCGGAGAAGCGGTTGTACGCCGACGTGGCCCGCAGGTTCGCCGACCCGCTCTGGAAGGCGTTCGATCTCGGCCTGCTCACGCTCGCCCTCGCGCACGGCTGGTACGGGATCTGGGGGATCGCGCAGGATTATCTCAAAAGCGGCGCCGCGCGCGTGCTGGCCCTCGTCTGCTGCCTGACGGCGGCGCTGGCTCTCTTCTCCCTCGGCGCCGTGACGATCCTGACGTTCAGGGCGGTCTGA
- the priA gene encoding primosomal protein N' yields the protein MPRFASVVLEIPVDKQFDFLVPPEFEGAVAPGVRVRVPFRSRGLSAYVVSVAEGRPHPGAKPILSVRDRRPVIGEPVMRLAEWMASYYYCPLPAAIRCILPSGVRAGLAGKTPLFAAADPARVMAEGGAAALRPRAPKQARILEELLAGGGPQPVQTLLRRAGASLAAARALERKGLVTLARRRVFRDPWAGGEIVASAPLAPTPDQARALVYTAKALAQRRFSVLLLHGVTGSGKTEVYLQAIDETLKLGRGAIMLVPEIALTPQTVEGFKARFGANVAVLHSRLSAGERLDEWEKVRDGRARVAVGARSAIFAPVPDLGLIVVDEEHERTYKQEETPRYHARDVAVMRGKIEGAVVILGSATPSVESYRNALAGKYRLFRLPRRIENRPLAPVTIVDMRQEIRRAGRMTFFSRRLLSAMEDRLEKGEQIILFLNRRGFSPILSCRRCGFVQRCPDCSISLTAHREGETMCCHLCGFSGRTPARCPQCGSPGIRFPGLGTQKLELMVKKLFPGRTVGRMDADSMAGKDAHAETLGAFKRGEIQILLGTQMIAKGLHFPNVTLVGVVCADTALNLPDFRASETTFQHLTQVAGRAGRGAVPGEVIIQTYAPAHPAVTAAGGQDFELFYAREIAFREELGYPPFNRFVAVTLRGRGGEAVRWYSRQFAKALAAAATPGIRVLGPAPAPIARLKGHYRWQVVVRGKSVPDMNAVLREVTGGLKPPKGIQIVVDADPLAML from the coding sequence ATGCCCAGATTCGCATCCGTGGTGCTCGAGATCCCCGTCGATAAGCAGTTCGACTTCCTGGTGCCGCCCGAATTCGAGGGCGCGGTGGCGCCGGGGGTCCGGGTCCGCGTCCCGTTCCGCTCCCGCGGGCTGAGCGCCTACGTCGTCTCGGTCGCGGAGGGGAGACCGCACCCCGGCGCGAAGCCGATCCTGTCGGTCCGCGACAGGCGGCCGGTCATCGGCGAGCCGGTGATGCGGCTCGCGGAGTGGATGGCGTCGTACTACTACTGCCCCCTCCCCGCGGCCATCCGCTGCATCCTCCCCTCGGGCGTGCGGGCGGGGCTCGCCGGGAAGACGCCGCTCTTCGCCGCGGCGGACCCGGCGCGCGTCATGGCGGAGGGCGGCGCCGCGGCGTTGCGCCCCCGCGCGCCGAAGCAGGCGCGGATCCTGGAGGAGCTCCTCGCGGGCGGAGGACCGCAGCCGGTGCAGACGCTCCTCCGGCGCGCCGGGGCGTCGCTCGCGGCGGCGCGCGCCCTCGAACGGAAAGGGCTCGTGACCCTCGCGCGCCGCCGCGTCTTCCGCGACCCGTGGGCGGGCGGGGAGATCGTCGCCTCCGCGCCCCTCGCCCCCACGCCCGACCAGGCCCGCGCGCTCGTTTATACGGCCAAGGCGCTCGCCCAGCGGCGCTTCTCGGTGCTGCTCCTGCACGGGGTCACCGGGAGCGGCAAGACCGAGGTCTACCTCCAGGCGATCGACGAGACGCTGAAGTTGGGCCGCGGGGCGATCATGCTCGTCCCGGAGATCGCCCTCACGCCGCAGACGGTGGAGGGGTTCAAGGCCCGCTTCGGCGCCAACGTCGCGGTGCTCCACAGCCGTCTCTCCGCCGGCGAGCGGCTCGACGAATGGGAGAAGGTGCGGGACGGGAGGGCGCGGGTGGCGGTGGGGGCGCGCTCGGCGATCTTCGCCCCCGTGCCCGACCTCGGCCTGATCGTCGTGGACGAGGAGCACGAGCGCACCTACAAGCAGGAGGAGACCCCGCGTTACCACGCGCGCGACGTGGCGGTGATGCGGGGGAAGATCGAGGGGGCCGTCGTCATCCTCGGTTCCGCCACCCCCTCCGTCGAGTCGTACCGGAACGCCCTCGCCGGCAAGTACCGCCTCTTCCGGCTCCCGCGCAGGATCGAAAACCGCCCGCTCGCCCCGGTCACCATCGTGGATATGCGCCAGGAGATCAGGCGGGCGGGCAGGATGACCTTCTTCTCCCGCCGTCTCCTCTCGGCGATGGAGGACCGGCTGGAGAAGGGAGAGCAGATCATCCTCTTCCTGAACCGGCGGGGGTTCTCCCCGATCCTCTCCTGCCGCCGCTGCGGCTTCGTGCAGCGGTGCCCCGACTGCAGCATCTCGCTCACCGCGCACCGGGAGGGGGAGACGATGTGCTGCCATCTCTGCGGCTTCTCCGGGCGGACCCCCGCCCGCTGTCCGCAGTGCGGCTCCCCCGGCATCCGCTTCCCCGGCCTGGGGACGCAGAAGCTCGAGCTGATGGTGAAGAAACTCTTCCCCGGCCGGACGGTGGGCAGGATGGACGCGGACTCGATGGCGGGCAAGGACGCCCACGCGGAGACGCTCGGGGCGTTCAAGCGCGGGGAGATCCAGATCCTGCTCGGCACGCAGATGATCGCCAAGGGGCTGCACTTCCCGAACGTGACGCTCGTCGGCGTCGTCTGCGCCGACACGGCGCTCAACCTTCCCGACTTCAGGGCGTCGGAGACCACCTTCCAGCACCTCACGCAGGTCGCCGGCAGGGCGGGGCGGGGCGCGGTGCCGGGCGAGGTGATCATCCAGACCTACGCCCCGGCGCACCCCGCCGTCACGGCCGCCGGCGGGCAGGATTTCGAGCTCTTCTACGCCAGGGAGATCGCCTTCCGGGAGGAGCTCGGCTACCCGCCGTTCAACCGTTTCGTCGCCGTGACGCTGCGGGGGAGGGGGGGGGAGGCGGTCCGCTGGTACAGCCGCCAGTTCGCCAAGGCGCTCGCGGCGGCGGCGACGCCGGGGATCAGGGTGCTCGGGCCGGCCCCCGCGCCCATCGCGCGCCTCAAGGGGCACTACCGCTGGCAGGTCGTCGTGCGCGGGAAGAGCGTCCCCGATATGAACGCCGTGCTGCGCGAGGTCACGGGGGGCCTGAAGCCGCCCAAGGGCATCCAGATTGTGGTGGATGCCGATCCGCTGGCGATGCTATAA
- a CDS encoding DegT/DnrJ/EryC1/StrS family aminotransferase yields the protein MAVPFLDVTAQYRTLQAEIEQALIEVARSGHYILGERGASLEKELAAYAGVRHAVGCASGTDALILALRASGVGPGHEVITTTYSFFATASCISLVGATPVFVDIDPRTYNLDWRQVERKVTVRTKAVIPVHLYGQPAEMEPLLALAKEWGIRVIEDACQSIGAEYKGKRACSLGDIGCVSFYPTKNLSGMGDGGMAFTNDPELAENLRILREHGAKPRYVHKTVGYNSRLDELQAAVLLVKAPHLEEWTAARRAHAALYREQFAGSAVTAPVELPYVRHVYNQYVVRVKDRAKLMERLRAHGIGCAIYYPVPLHLQECFSSLGYRKGDLPEAEKAAEETLALPIYPDLKPEQIVEVAGAVRGFYAKG from the coding sequence ATGGCCGTTCCGTTTCTTGACGTGACCGCGCAGTACCGCACGCTCCAGGCGGAGATCGAGCAGGCCCTCATCGAGGTGGCGCGGAGCGGGCACTACATCCTCGGGGAGCGGGGGGCCTCCCTCGAGAAGGAGCTCGCCGCGTACGCGGGGGTGCGCCACGCCGTCGGCTGCGCCTCCGGGACGGACGCGCTCATCCTGGCCCTGCGGGCGTCGGGGGTGGGGCCGGGGCACGAGGTCATCACCACGACCTACAGCTTCTTCGCCACCGCGAGCTGCATCTCGCTCGTCGGCGCGACCCCGGTCTTTGTGGATATCGACCCCCGCACCTACAACCTCGACTGGCGGCAGGTCGAGCGGAAGGTCACCGTCCGCACGAAGGCGGTCATCCCGGTCCACCTCTACGGGCAGCCGGCCGAGATGGAGCCGCTCCTGGCCCTCGCGAAGGAGTGGGGGATCCGCGTCATCGAGGACGCCTGCCAGAGCATCGGCGCCGAATACAAGGGGAAACGGGCCTGCTCCCTCGGCGACATCGGCTGCGTGAGCTTCTACCCGACGAAGAACCTGAGCGGGATGGGGGACGGCGGGATGGCGTTCACGAACGATCCCGAACTCGCGGAGAACCTCCGGATCCTCCGGGAACACGGGGCGAAGCCGCGCTACGTCCACAAGACCGTCGGCTACAACAGCCGCCTCGACGAGCTCCAGGCGGCGGTGCTTTTGGTGAAGGCGCCGCACCTCGAGGAATGGACCGCGGCGCGCCGGGCGCACGCGGCGCTCTACCGCGAGCAGTTCGCCGGGAGCGCCGTGACAGCGCCGGTCGAGCTCCCCTACGTCCGGCACGTCTACAACCAGTACGTCGTGCGCGTGAAGGACCGCGCGAAGCTCATGGAGCGCCTCAGGGCGCACGGCATCGGCTGCGCGATCTACTACCCGGTGCCGCTCCACCTCCAGGAGTGCTTCTCCTCCCTCGGCTATCGGAAGGGGGACCTCCCCGAGGCCGAGAAGGCCGCCGAGGAGACGCTCGCGCTCCCCATCTACCCGGACCTCAAGCCCGAGCAGATCGTCGAGGTTGCCGGGGCGGTGCGGGGGTTCTACGCGAAAGGGTAG
- the sdhC gene encoding succinate dehydrogenase, cytochrome b556 subunit → MRRYRYRWGEGLWAHFFHRVSGIALVAYLSMHIWVIHHLQKGPAAYDRLMETLSGPLFRVGEAFLLAAVLYHGLNGLRIAAMDAGIGMRAHRATYRVVFAVCAVVGIAGGIALVFFP, encoded by the coding sequence ATGAGACGATACCGTTACCGCTGGGGCGAAGGGCTCTGGGCGCATTTCTTTCACCGCGTCTCGGGGATCGCCCTCGTGGCGTACCTCTCCATGCACATCTGGGTGATCCACCATCTCCAGAAGGGACCGGCGGCCTACGACCGCCTGATGGAGACGCTCTCGGGGCCCCTCTTCAGGGTGGGCGAGGCGTTTCTGCTCGCGGCGGTGCTCTACCACGGCCTCAACGGCCTGCGCATCGCCGCGATGGACGCCGGCATCGGGATGCGGGCGCACCGGGCGACCTACCGGGTCGTCTTCGCCGTCTGCGCCGTCGTCGGCATCGCGGGCGGGATCGCGCTGGTGTTCTTCCCATGA
- a CDS encoding uracil-DNA glycosylase yields the protein MNDAREELRGIARLAGDLLERLAAQGVDRIPLGAHAAPGMRAAPDSCGRGATGAPPPAAPAPAPPGKRAARTPVSLDANVAAALATIEKTVSKCRRCLLAKTRTRTVFGAGSTRPPVIFIGEAPGAEEDRQGLPFVGRAGQLLTKMLACVGFGRGDVYITNVLKCRPPGNRDPQPQEVACCEPYLLEQLALLKPRLICALGRHAAQTLLKTDTGINKLRGRLHDYHGISLLPTFHPAYLLRNPADKNKAWEDLKRIRLLVDEKTG from the coding sequence ATGAATGACGCCCGCGAGGAGTTGAGGGGGATCGCACGCCTCGCCGGTGACCTCCTCGAACGGCTCGCGGCCCAGGGGGTCGACCGGATTCCTCTCGGCGCGCATGCGGCCCCCGGTATGCGGGCGGCGCCGGATTCCTGCGGGCGCGGTGCGACAGGCGCTCCCCCCCCCGCCGCCCCGGCCCCGGCTCCCCCGGGGAAACGCGCGGCGCGAACCCCCGTCTCCCTCGACGCGAACGTCGCCGCCGCGCTCGCGACGATCGAGAAGACCGTCTCGAAATGCCGGAGATGCCTCCTGGCGAAGACGCGGACCCGCACCGTCTTCGGGGCCGGTTCGACGCGCCCGCCTGTGATCTTCATCGGCGAGGCGCCGGGAGCCGAGGAGGACCGGCAGGGGCTCCCGTTCGTCGGACGCGCGGGGCAGCTCCTGACGAAGATGCTCGCCTGTGTCGGGTTCGGGCGCGGGGACGTCTACATCACCAACGTCCTCAAATGCCGCCCCCCCGGCAACCGCGACCCGCAGCCCCAGGAGGTGGCCTGCTGCGAGCCGTACCTCCTCGAACAGCTCGCCCTCCTGAAGCCGCGCCTCATCTGCGCACTCGGCCGCCACGCGGCCCAGACGCTCCTCAAGACCGACACCGGGATCAACAAGCTGCGCGGCCGCCTCCACGACTACCACGGCATCAGCCTCCTCCCCACATTCCACCCCGCCTATCTCCTCCGCAACCCCGCCGACAAAAACAAGGCGTGGGAGGATCTGAAGCGGATCCGCCTTCTGGTGGACGAGAAGACGGGGTGA
- a CDS encoding SDR family oxidoreductase — protein MSQGIHLVTGGAGFIGSNIVELLLQRGKRVRVFDNFSTGRRENLAAFSGEIELVEGDLRDPAAVEKAVAGVAFVSHQAALPSVVRSVEDPLLSNQVNLDGTLALLVAARDAGVRRLVFASSSSVYGDSPSLPKREEMTPAPLSPYAVGKLAGEHYCKIFSCLFNLPCVALRYFNVFGARQDPRSQYAAVIPNFFKALCAGTAPVIDGDGEQSRDFTYVRNVAEANLRALEAPLRGGEVMNIACGTAVSVNALYRMVGETLGVSIPPRRGAPRPGDVRHSLADISRAKELLGLAPAIGIEEGLRLAAPYYREMYRAG, from the coding sequence ATGTCCCAGGGGATCCATCTTGTCACCGGCGGGGCCGGATTCATCGGCTCCAACATCGTCGAGCTCCTGCTGCAGCGGGGGAAACGGGTGCGGGTGTTCGACAACTTCTCCACCGGACGGCGCGAGAACCTCGCGGCGTTCTCCGGGGAGATCGAGCTCGTCGAGGGGGATCTGCGCGACCCGGCGGCCGTCGAAAAAGCCGTCGCCGGCGTCGCCTTCGTCTCCCACCAGGCCGCGTTGCCGTCGGTGGTGAGGTCGGTGGAGGATCCGCTCCTCTCCAACCAGGTGAACCTCGACGGGACGCTCGCGCTCCTCGTCGCGGCCCGCGACGCGGGCGTCCGGCGCCTCGTCTTCGCCTCCTCGTCGTCGGTCTACGGCGACAGCCCGTCGCTGCCCAAGCGCGAGGAGATGACGCCGGCCCCGCTCTCCCCGTACGCGGTCGGCAAGCTCGCCGGGGAGCACTACTGCAAGATCTTCAGTTGCCTCTTCAATCTCCCCTGCGTGGCGCTCCGCTACTTCAACGTCTTCGGGGCGCGCCAGGACCCGCGGTCGCAGTACGCCGCGGTCATCCCGAACTTCTTCAAGGCGCTCTGCGCGGGAACCGCGCCGGTGATCGACGGGGACGGGGAGCAGTCCAGGGACTTCACCTACGTCCGCAACGTCGCCGAGGCGAACCTCCGGGCGCTCGAAGCCCCGCTGCGGGGAGGGGAGGTGATGAACATCGCCTGCGGCACGGCCGTCTCCGTCAACGCCCTCTACCGGATGGTCGGCGAAACGCTCGGCGTCTCCATCCCCCCGCGCCGCGGCGCACCGCGTCCCGGCGACGTGCGCCACTCGCTCGCCGATATCTCCCGGGCGAAAGAGCTGCTCGGGCTGGCGCCTGCGATCGGCATCGAGGAGGGGCTGCGCCTCGCCGCCCCGTACTACCGGGAGATGTACCGCGCCGGGTGA
- a CDS encoding UDP-glucose/GDP-mannose dehydrogenase family protein, producing MKKVCIIGTGYVGLVTGACLADMKNRVICVDSDVEKIKMLKRGKVPIFEPGLEEIIRRNTASKRLSFTTSVAEGVRNSEIVFIAVSTPPKADGTADLTSVAMVAREVAEAMDGYRLIVDKSTVPVRTGEKVAETIKRYNRKNVDFDVASNPEFLREGSAISDTMVPDRIVIGVSSARAAKILKELYAPLKAPVIVTDIKSAEIIKHASNSFLAMKISFANALAQICELAGANVLQVVEGMGLDKRIGKAFLNAGIGYGGSCFPKDVAAFIKISEELGYDFHLLRLVEEINREQRARFVKKIEETLWIIKDKTIGVLGLAFKPNTDDMRSAPSIDIIAALQREGAFVKAYDPEATAVARRLMKGVKFCKSAYEVARGSDALLVVTEWDEFSKLNIDRIRSLMAHPIIIDGRNIFDPAVMEEKGFIYKSIGR from the coding sequence ATGAAAAAGGTCTGCATCATCGGCACCGGCTACGTGGGGCTCGTCACCGGCGCCTGTCTCGCGGATATGAAGAACCGCGTCATCTGCGTGGACAGCGACGTCGAGAAGATCAAGATGCTCAAGCGCGGCAAGGTCCCGATCTTCGAGCCCGGGCTGGAAGAGATCATACGCCGCAACACCGCCTCCAAGCGGCTTTCCTTCACGACGAGCGTCGCGGAAGGGGTGCGCAACTCCGAGATCGTCTTCATCGCGGTCTCCACGCCCCCGAAGGCCGACGGCACGGCCGATCTGACCTCGGTTGCGATGGTCGCCCGCGAGGTCGCCGAGGCGATGGACGGCTACCGGCTCATCGTCGACAAGAGCACGGTCCCCGTGCGGACGGGCGAAAAGGTGGCCGAGACGATCAAGCGGTACAACCGCAAGAACGTCGATTTCGACGTGGCGTCGAACCCCGAGTTCCTCCGGGAGGGGTCCGCGATCTCCGACACGATGGTCCCCGACCGGATCGTCATCGGCGTCTCCTCGGCCCGCGCCGCCAAGATCCTCAAGGAGCTGTACGCGCCGTTGAAGGCCCCCGTGATCGTCACCGACATCAAGTCGGCGGAGATCATCAAGCACGCGTCCAACTCCTTCCTCGCGATGAAGATCTCGTTCGCCAACGCCCTCGCCCAGATATGCGAGCTCGCCGGCGCCAACGTGCTGCAGGTCGTGGAGGGGATGGGGCTCGACAAGCGGATCGGGAAGGCGTTCCTCAACGCGGGGATCGGCTACGGCGGTTCCTGCTTTCCCAAGGACGTGGCCGCCTTCATCAAGATCTCCGAGGAGCTCGGCTACGACTTCCATCTCCTCCGGCTCGTCGAGGAGATCAACCGCGAGCAGCGCGCGCGGTTCGTCAAGAAGATCGAGGAGACCCTCTGGATCATCAAGGACAAGACGATCGGCGTCCTCGGTCTCGCCTTCAAGCCCAACACCGACGATATGCGCAGCGCCCCCTCGATCGACATCATCGCCGCGCTCCAGCGGGAGGGGGCGTTCGTCAAGGCCTACGACCCGGAGGCGACGGCGGTGGCGCGCAGATTGATGAAGGGGGTGAAATTCTGCAAGAGCGCCTACGAGGTCGCGCGCGGAAGCGACGCGCTCCTCGTCGTCACCGAGTGGGACGAGTTCTCGAAGCTGAACATCGACCGCATCCGGTCGCTGATGGCGCACCCGATCATCATCGACGGGCGCAATATATTCGACCCGGCGGTGATGGAGGAGAAGGGGTTTATCTACAAGAGCATCGGCCGCTGA